tttaaaaatggaacaaaaattatacatacaGGTGATTTTAGGTATTCAAATATTCAAACCTTTTTGATCAAAAAATTGTTATCTTACAATGAAGATATATCTATATGtacttataaaaaaaatgggATGATTATAAAAGGTGAGCaagaagatataaatagagaattaataaatgaaaatatatatagagaagaaaagaaatttGATACAAATcaaaagaatattattgATTCGAATGTGGATTTAAattgtattataataaaaaaagaaaaagaagaaagtGAATGTAAAATTGGTGGTGAAAATCATAATAGTTGTGAAGATCATCATAGTGgtgaagaaaaaaaaaaagaagaaaatatttatattcctCTTTTGGGAACAAATGAAAAgcataatattttacatacgactgaaaatttttctatttatGAAAGTACTAACaattttgtaaatttacaagaaattataaagatatatttaaaaaccGTTGAAgtgttattattaaatattcataagatagaaaagaaacaattttatatgtatgataccataaaagaagataattattttaatcattttctttttattgacttatgtttatattttaatcaaaatgaagaggatatatcttttttttttgattataaaaatttgaACGAAAAGGGTATAATATTAAACCCTGAGAATATACAAAAGATACATGTTAAGAAGAATGAAGCTTTGAAATGTGACAAAAATGTAAAAGATAGGgagaatataaaaaaggaagaaaAGCATATTAATTCAATAgatcaaataatatatgatgaatatcataatttggaaaaaaatatattacctaataaaataaaaagagaGAAGAACATCATTTCCGATTTGAATTGTATATTAGATGAATCTCAATACAATATggaacaaaaaaaaaaaaagaaaagaaatcATGAGGATTTTAAAGAACTTGTAAACATTCAAATGAATGATAAGATAAATGAAAAGGCAAATAAAATGATCTCAGAAGATAccaattatataaaaactaTATATCTTGACACAACATATGCtttatcaaaaaataatttatttgcTCCTCAAATGTATCTGATAAATTATGttatttatgtatgtaaAAAGAGATTACTTTATGATGAAGAAAGGTCATCAAGTAATATGGAAGGAAATAAGTTAATCCTAGAGGAAAAGAAGGAAACAGTCAAAATTAAgatagaaaaaaataaaaatgacaACAGCAACGGGAACAGcaacaacaacaaaaaCAACAGTAACAGCAACAGCAACAGCAACAgcaacaacaacaacaacaacaataataataatagtaatagtTTTATAAATCATAAACGGGGAAATattaaacaaaatgatTGTGATAccaaatatattataaataatgatacaAAATATAGTAATATTCATATGCATGACAAGGTGAATAAATTAGATTTGTTAACAAATGATAACGAAGGCAAAAAAGAagagaagaaaaaaaagaaaactttatttctttttggaacatataatttgggaaaagaaaaaatatatttatctcTTTCTGATGCTTgtaatatgaaaatatattataagaatgagaagaaaagaaaaataattgaatcatttttatataacaaacGTATACTCAATAAAATAACAGATAATAAATTAGAAGCACAAATTCATATTGTTGATATtaattattcttatatatttccaaaaattgataaaaggaaatttcttaatttaatagatgaagatatagaaaaagaattcgattctttttattatattataccAACTGGATGGgtaaaaaaattttcattttatgaaagaaataatatttccatatttttaattccTTATAGTGAACACTCAAATTTAGATGAgttaaaaaattttgttaAATCGATAAAACcttgtaatatattaccAACCGTATTCTAcaatgaaaaagaaaaaacaacaattctgaatatatttaatcCTTATCTTAACTTAAAGAGAGAAGTATTGAGCTTTTTTAAAATCGATGAAACATATGGTTCGAAAAATAATGAGGTATCaccaaataaaaaaaaaatgaaagtAAACGAAAAGAAAGATGTATCCAAAGAAGAccttttgaaaaatataaaacagAAAAAACTTACATCCTTCTTTCCCCTCACAAAAAGAGCAAACTCATCGAACATGTGAAGAAGGAgattaataaataaataaatatatatatatatatatatataatatattcatgtgtttatatattatttaatatttattatttattatttttatgatattttatttgaCTATTACGCgaatattttgttcatgtgttcttttttattttttttcgtatatttctttatatatcttatttattattattattattttttattttttattttattttattttttctacaTGAATTaactttaaaaaaattaacaaaaatGGAAAACAATTTTTCCTGAAATGTACAAGAATTATATTTGATTATGTGTGTATATGACACGTGTGtatgttaataataatgaatatttttgCTTAAAAGGGcaaatttatatgtatctaaaaataatatacatgaGTAATTTTTTCTCCTTTGCGAAAAATTAATTGAGACATGGgagaaaaatgaaaattataatttagaaaaataaaacacatatatatgtaaatatattttaatttgttatatatataaaatatgtagatatattttttaacattatatatatatatatatatatatatatataatatatttatatttatttatgtatttcaatggagaaaaataaaaagaagaaaacTTTGAAGGGAAAATTCAGGAATAAAGAAGATgttaaaaatgataaaaatatattaaaaaaggagaagaataataaagataGTTCACATGGTACTATTATTAATACTAGTGATAAAGATAAGGATGAATCAAAAACTAAAGATTTAAGAgaagataatatttttagaAACACTGATAATTCTACCAGCTTTTATGATAAAACAAGTGATgttataaatgtattatattgttatatatatagaaatatatatatggaatatatcattatatatatataatgaacCATCTACCTATTTGagatattaaataaaaaggaaatttttttttatacataaattttttttaaatagataataaaaatagtaaTTTGAAAAGTTCCCAAAATAAAGACAAAGATACAATTAGTAgtaataatgaagatataataaataagaCTTTTAGTATATCAAATAAACTAAAAAATGACGACATATTTGAAAAAAGTATGCTGGTTGTAAACAACAAGTTGGAATGTGAAGATACAATCACATTATtagaaaaagataataatgttaatatgaatgattatgataatagttctgaaattataaaatatatggagaattttaaagaaaaaaaaaaatgtatgGATAATATAACCTTTTCTATGggatataaaaatgaagataacAAGGATGAGGGGAAGGAAAAGGAACAGCatgaattaaaaatgaaaatagAGGTaccatataaaaatgatataataacatgatttatatggaaaaatatatatatatatatatatatatatatatatatatatatatatgtttgtaatatattcattttaatataaatacaaatatatgattttatCTCGTTGGctcattttttaattttcttttttttttatataatataatttaagGAAAAGGAAACCATATCATACAAATcaaagaaaaagaaaaaaatggaaaaatagtaaagaaaaaaaaaaaaaaataaacatatataagtatatatatatatatatatatatatatatatatatatatatatatatattttatgaaatgttatatttttttactaCTGTTCAATAATTTAGTCATATCAGTAAcgaagaaaaagaaaaggtCATGAAAAAATACATGCTCAAtttagaagaaaaatatagaaaaaaaaaagaagaagatttaaaaaaaattgtagataaaaataaagaggatatgaaaaaatttaaagagaaagaaaatacatttgttaattttttgaaaaacCCAAGACTAAATCTATCTAAGGATGAAAACGTGAACAATTACTTGAGCATATATCCTAAGAcaatagtaataataaaacaaaaaagtgaaattataaagtttgaaataaaatgaaatgtCGTTGagttataaaaataaatataatatatatatattttaaagcAATTTGTAGATATACGTAAAAACgaaatatttatcaaagaattattaattaCCAATAAAAGcaatattttattacacattataattattccTCCAACATCAAaacaattttatattaaagaaataattaatatatataataaacaagaggaaaatgaaaaaagtAATTTAAATCATCAAATTGCACCAGGACATTCATTAAAGGTTAAAacgaaaaaataaaaaaatttacagTTTATATGATctatttaataataaattttttttttttttttttttttttataactattacattttatataatacagATTAAGGTATGTTATAATGTGGTTAGTTTGAATTATCAGGAAGATCATATAAGGTTACTTTCTGAGGCAGGAAATGAGATAATTGATGTAAAAGCtcaaaaagaaaaagaaaaaaattataatatatatgaaaatattttatttggtcatttctataatatatatatatatatatatatatatatatttgttgtTATCTCATTTCAGATTAAAGTGTTTCACTCTATCCCCAAGttaatatttgaaaaaGTCTTAAATTTCGGACCAATCCGTCCCAATGAGAAAAAAGAGAAATcgtaatatatattatcattcatataaaattacCAAAGGAAAGGAAcatcacatatatatatatatatatatatatatatatatatatatatatatatatagtatatgtgtgtataaatatatttatgtgttTATCTATTAcaactatatatatttttttttcctttttttttttttttttatttttcgTTTATGTGTTGCAGATTtagtataaaaaataacgGCAAAGATATCAACCTTTTAATATGTCCGAAGAAActatttcatttttacGAGAAGTTAAAAAAGGTCGaaggagaaaaaaaaattttgaatttattgttaaaaaaaaataatgaagaaacTAATGATATAGAAGAAATTAATGAAAAGGAAgatacatattatatatataataatgtgaCAAGTTATTCTCATAactttttgtttttatataaaaaatttgtaaataattttaatacTTTATATTTCGAAAAGATATTACAAGATTTGTATTACATCCATTTAAATAGTTCAGAAGAAAATTTTGTTACTTTTACATTTAAGTATGCATTTTAATgaaacaaaaattaaaacatagaaaaatattcaaaagtataaacatatatatatatatatatatatattatatgaatttattttattttgtattattattataattttttttattattacaacTTAAATATTTTAGATGTAATAAAATTGGTATATATCAAAAAGACTACTATATAATCACTGACAATGAATGTAACTTGAAtgaattagaaaaaaacGAAAATATACCAGATCTAATTAATCTGaacaaattaaatatttttgagTTCTCTATAAATGTTATAGTGGAACCtgtattattaaatttgCTCTTCTTAAATAATAGGATGACAcgtatattttataataatatattaataaataaaaatgtataaataaataaaaatgaattaataaataaaaatacatataaatatgtgcacttatatatatatatatattatatttttctagATGAGGTTTATTCGAACAAAATATCAGAATATTTAGAGAATAACGAAAAAGacaatttaaattatttccTTCATTGTAGTTCTTTATATGCTTTTAAGTTTTCCGATGTACAAGTATGTAgtgcaaaaaaaaaaaaaaaaattatatatatatatatatatatctatatatatttatttatttatatattttttttcttttttttttccttttagATCAATAGTgcttataattatatggaCATAGAAATTTCGAACAACGGTTTATTAGATTTAAACGTTGTATgtagtatatatataaaaagttaTGATAATAAGGACAAGGAAtctataattttaaatgtGAATGATAAaggaatatattattatgatgaatattttaatgaGAATTATTCTGATTCTTTGTACAAtgatatagaaaaaaacaaaattatttatgaTAGCCAATATTgtaaagatataaaaataaatgaaaaaaaaaataaggatagaaaaaaattatgtcccttttatatatatccaagaaaatttaatttatcttACAAAAGTcgaaagaaaatatttattatttttaagcCATTAGAAAGacatataaattatcaaaattattattttattttatctgTTAAAGATGTAAACAAAGGTTGTGATTTAAATATCATGGATTTATTCAATATTGCTTCGAAAACAAGACAACATGATGAAATATGCGGAATTCCCTTAGTATgtattaatgaaaaaaatataattaaaagaaaaaggaaagaaattgataagaaagaaaaacaaatattgaaaaaaaaatttggTAAGAAAATTTctaaatattataaatcaTCTACATCTACATCTTCGAAAACATCGTGTATATCCTTATCTGATGATAACATAACCAGTTCTAGCTATTCACAATATAGTGAGTCctatttaaaaaaaaagcaaacgcaaaaaacaaaatattttaataaaaaagaaagaaaaaaaaatttcttaTCTCTTTTAATTCCTTTATATGCAAATATAATTGAACcaaatgtaaatat
This is a stretch of genomic DNA from Plasmodium reichenowi strain SY57 chromosome 14, whole genome shotgun sequence. It encodes these proteins:
- a CDS encoding DNA repair metallo-beta-lactamase protein, putative, which produces MIEDNIHVIKNDPLIIVDKFPYTKKRDALRISEDKEKRKICRIFFLTHFHADHYTNINKYFNENVFCSQITKKLLVNIIEVQDKYVHNLKINKIYYLFNFKVAFIDANHCPGSVIIYFEFKNGTKIIHTGDFRYSNIQTFLIKKLLSYNEDISICTYKKNGMIIKGEQEDINRELINENIYREEKKFDTNQKNIIDSNVDLNCIIIKKEKEESECKIGGENHNSCEDHHSGEEKKKEENIYIPLLGTNEKHNILHTTENFSIYESTNNFVNLQEIIKIYLKTVEVLLLNIHKIEKKQFYMYDTIKEDNYFNHFLFIDLCLYFNQNEEDISFFFDYKNLNEKGIILNPENIQKIHVKKNEALKCDKNVKDRENIKKEEKHINSIDQIIYDEYHNLEKNILPNKIKREKNIISDLNCILDESQYNMEQKKKKKRNHEDFKELVNIQMNDKINEKANKMISEDTNYIKTIYLDTTYALSKNNLFAPQMYLINYVIYVCKKRLLYDEERSSSNMEGNKLILEEKKETVKIKIEKNKNDNSNGNSNNNKNNSNSNSNSNSNNNNNNNNNNSNSFINHKRGNIKQNDCDTKYIINNDTKYSNIHMHDKVNKLDLLTNDNEGKKEEKKKKKTLFLFGTYNLGKEKIYLSLSDACNMKIYYKNEKKRKIIESFLYNKRILNKITDNKLEAQIHIVDINYSYIFPKIDKRKFLNLIDEDIEKEFDSFYYIIPTGWVKKFSFYERNNISIFLIPYSEHSNLDELKNFVKSIKPCNILPTVFYNEKEKTTILNIFNPYLNLKREVLSFFKIDETYGSKNNEVSPNKKKMKVNEKKDVSKEDLLKNIKQKKLTSFFPLTKRANSSNM